Within Celeribacter marinus, the genomic segment TCCCCCCACCCAAAGTTAGAGCCTTAGAATACAGGCTTTGTGTAATCGCCCATATTGTCCTGAGTAATCTTTGGCGTATCGAAGTAGTTCAGGAACGGCAGCTCTTCGCCGTTGAGCAGATCAATCGCGGACTTCAGCGCGGCTTCTGCATCATCAACCGGCGACTGGTAGATCGAACCCCAATAGGTACCTGCGGCCATCGCTTCATATCCAACTGCGAAGTTTGTGGCGCCAACGAAAGTGATACCCTCGCGACCGGCGGCCACGGCTGCGTTCATTGCGCCAACACCCATGTTGTCGTCTCCGGAATAGACGCCGTCGATGTCGTCATACTTGACGAGGAAGGCTTCCATGACTTGCTGCGACTTTTCACGGTTCCAGTCACCAGGCTGCTCGTCGATCTGCTCAACGTTCGGGCAGACTTCGGGTAGACGGTCGTTGAAGCCCTTGGCGCGCTCGATGGCCGTCGTGTAGCCAGGCTGGCCAGTGATGTGTACAACCTTGGCTTCGTTCTCAATTCCCAATGCTTTAAAGCGATCACACATGATTTCGGCAGAGCGCGAGCCTTGGGTAATGTTATCTGGGCCAGAGAACGTCGCGACGAACGGGAAACCGGCTTCAGCGATATTCGAGTTGGTTACGACAACCGGAATGCTCGCCTGATGTGCCTTGCGGACAGCAGGGATAACTGCTTCGCCGTTTGTCGGCCAAATGATGATCGCGTCAACTTCTTGCTGAATGAGGTCTTCCATTTGTGCGATCTGGCGGGCAACGTCGCCACCAGCGTCCAAAACGACGACTTCAACATCATCGTTGGCTTCTGCCGCGGCGATGAAGGCCATTTCGTAAGTCGTTTGGTAGCTGTCGACCCCAACATTGTTCTGCGTGATGCCGATCGTCATGGTTTCAGCGGTAGCCATACCCGCAAAGGCCATCGCCGCTGTTGCCGTCGTGGCTACTAGAATTGAACGTAGTTTCATAGTGATCTCCTCCAAGAACTTTATAGACGTTTATGTCTTTTCCCCACCCTCCCGGTGGGAATCACCATCCGACGAGCCGGTGTGATCCTATACAGTCTTCACGAGAGACCGAAGTTTAACCTCCCCAATAATATCCATTTTGGATGTAGTAATGTCCAAAATGGATATTATTGGGGTACATTCTGCATCATTCCAGCGGCAACATAAGGTAGATCTCATGACGATTGCAAAATCATCCGAAATGAACAAGTCACGTGGCCGTCGCCACACTAAAAGGAAGGCAGCGATAGGGGGTATGAATAAGATGAGGGGGGATAATTTCAATCAACTTATTCCACCTCAGGCCAAGGTAGATCTGCTGAGCGTTCTATCGTTTATGGAAAAACTTGGTGATGAGTTGGAAAACGCGTCCGACCTGTTTGCATACACCCCAAACTTGCGCATTTCCATGCATTTGATCCGTGGGCATCTAGACGGACGGCTTGTCACAATGACATCGCTCATCGGGGCCAGTCGTGCGCCATACGCCACAGCCAGTCGCCGAATCAAAGACATGCAAGATATGGGCCTGATCGACAAACGCACGCGCACTGCAACAGGGAAAAGTTTTTCCTTGCACCCCAGCGTTCTCTTGTTGGACCAATGGACCCAACTAACACATCGCGTGCATCGCCTTGCGACCGCTCAATCTGTTGGCGCTGGGTCGACAGATGTATCTGACTACTACTTCGGAGGATCGTACCTAAACGCAAAATCGATCCCCCCAATGGAGGTTTTGGCCGAGCCGCTCAAGCTAGCAGGCGGTTTGCGCGTTCTGGTCCATGGTGACCCGACGTTCATGGTGATGGACAACCTCAAGCGGCAGTTTGAGCAGACCATCGGTACACAAATTCATCAACGCGCCTTTTCGATAGATCGACTGCGCGAAGAAACCATGCGCAATGCAAGCCGCAAGTCGAGCAACTACGATATCATCGCCGTTGATCTACCATGGGTCGGCGGATTCGCAGAACAGCACGTGTTGATGCCACTAGATGAAGCCATGGACATAGCCCGCGTTGACCCGGCGGACTTCCATACCGCTGGCTGGCAAGCGGCCCATTGGGGCGGTCGCGCCTACGGGATTCCTGCGCAAACAACGCCAGAACTTTTGTTCTACCGTAAAGATATGTTTGCCCAAGCGGGCCTTGAGCCACCCGCCACAGCCCAAGACTTGCTGACTGCTGCAAAGGCATTACACAATCCACAACGCGGTCTGCATGGCATTGCTTGGAACGCCGCGCGCGGAACAGCATTGGGTCACACCGTTCTTATGACCTTGGCGGATTTCGGGCAACCTATCCTTGATTTACCCCCGAATGCGGGTGGTTTTGATACGCAGCACCTTGCGAACCGTGATTACCGGTTCACAATCAATACGCCAGCGGGTTTGCAAGCGGCAGAATTTTTGAAAGAACTTCTGAAATATTCACCGCCTAATATCTTGTCGATGTCATGGTACGAACGCATACGCCCTTATGCTGCTGGGCGCATCGCAATGGCCTATGGCTACACGTTGCTGGCTCCGTATTTTGAGTTAGATGAGGCGTCCCCTGCAAAGGAGCAGACAGGGTACCTGCCGCATCCTGCGGGCCCAAACGGCGCGCCAATCGCACCTGTTGGCGGCTATGTTATGGGCATACCTGCAAATTTGCCAAAAGAACGCGTTAAAGCAGCGGTTGAGGCCTTGTTGGTCTTCACCTCGCCGGCGGCACAAAAGTTATATGTCCAGAACGGCAGTCGCACGAGCCCGCGCTATTCCGTAGGGTCGGACCCCGATGTGCGGCGCCTGTCGCCCATCTTCGAGGCGGTCGATGGCATGTCATGGCGAGACGAACTTCAGTTTTGGCCACGGCCACCAATCCCCGAAATCAACGAGATCATCCAAATCTGTGGGGAGGAATTTCATGACATGCTGCGCGGGATTATTACCCCGCAAGACGCATTGCGCCGCGCACAGGAGAGAGCCGACGCAACCCTTAAACCACCAACCACAGTCATGACGTCAGGAGGAGAAACCCATGGACCCCAACCGCCTCAAAGGTAAAAACATTCTCATCACCGGTGCTGCCCGCGGCATGGGTGAGGCCAACGCACGATCCTTTGCCGAACAGGGTGCAAACGTTTGTATCGGCGATCTGGACCTCGAGATGGCGAAAAACGTCGCCGACGAAATCAATACCGCAGGCAATGGCAAGGCGATTGCCGTCAAGATGGATGTCACCAAACGCGAAGACAATGCGGCCGCCGTTGCCGCCACTGTAGAAGCCTTTGGTTCGATTAACGTCGGCGTTTTCAATGCAGGTCTGAACAAGCCCCGTTTCTTCATGGATATTGATGAAGACAACTGGGACATGATCATGAACGTCAACACCAAGGCGATGTGGCTGGGAATGCAGGAAACCTCCCGCCAGATGATTGAACAGGGACCGATGGAAGGCCATCCATACAAGCTGATCAACGTGGGCTCTATCGCATCGCGCAAGCCGCTGATTGATGTGACAGTCTATTGCACATCGAAATATGGTTGTTTGGCGCTGACGCATTGTGGTGCACTTGGTCTGGCTGAGCACAATATCACTGTGAATGGCTACGCGCCCGGTGTGGTTGTGACGCCGCTTTGGGAGCAGCTGGATAAAGACCTTGTTGATATCGGCTTCAAGGAAAAAGAAGGCCAAGCCTACGACGATATCGTACGCGATGCGCTTCAGATTAAGCGCGTATCTTATCCCAAAGACATCATCGGCACCGCATCCTTCCTTGCGTCTGATGACAGCGATTACATGACCGGCCAAATGATCCACGTCGATGGCGGCTGGTGCATCCAGTAACGGGCCATTCCTTTCACTTTTAATTCAAATGGGGCCATCCGCCTCTGAGGAGACTTCCATGTCAGAACGTCCGGGCAATGCCCTTATGCCAAACCTGCTTACCCCGATGGACCTTGAGCCCAACTGGGAGTGGCGCGACAAGTTGCCAGCCCATGGACACATGTCCGTCGACTTTGAAAACCGGGTAAACCATGACCGCTTGCGTCGATATCGCCTTGCGCGCACGCGCCAGTCGTTGCGAAACTCGAATGCGGGCACGCTGTTGTTGTTCGATGTGAACAACATTCGCTACGTCTCGGCCACCAAGATCGGCGAATGGGAACGCGACAAGATGTGCCGTTTCTGTCTGCTGACAGGTGACGACAGCCCTTACGTCTGGGATTTCGGCTCAGCCGCTGAGCATCACAAGCGCCATTCTGACTGGCTAGAACCCAGCCACTGCCTTGCAGGTGTTGTCGGTATGCGCGGAACGATCCCGCCAGAATTCGGCTTAATGCAAAAATATGCCAAACAAATTGCCGGGTTGATCCGCGATGCTGGCATGGCCAATATGCCTGTTGGTGTGGATTACGCTGAAACAGCCATGTTCCACGCCCTCAAAGAAGAAGGCCTGAACGTGGTCGATGGCCAACAAATCATGCTGGCCGCACGCGAGATCAAGAACACGGATGAGATCCAGCTTTTGACCCAAGCAGCGGCCATGGTCGACGGCGTGTATCACATGATTTACGAAGAGCTGAAGCCAGGCATCCGCGAGAATGACATTGTCGCCCTGTCCAACAAGATGCTCTACGAGATGGGATCTGATGACGTCGAAGCGATCAACGCGATTTCTGGCGAACGTTGTAACCCCCATCCCCACAATTTTACTGACCGCCTTATTCGGCCTGGGGATCAAGCATTCTTCGATATTCTGCAATCATACCAAGGGTATCGCACCTGTTACTACCGCACGTTTAACGTCGGCCGCGCGACCCCGTCGCAAACCGATGCTTATACCAAGGCACGTGAATGGATCGATGCATCCATCGCCATGATCAAACCGGGCGTTTCCACCGACAAGGTGGCAGCGGTTTGGCCAACGGCACAGGAGCTTGGGTTCGCGAATGAAGATCAGGCCTTCGGTTTGCAATTCGGTCACGGCCTTGGTCTTGCATTGCACGAACGGCCCATCATTTCCCGTGCCGTCTCGATGGATCACCCAATGGAAATCAAAACCGGTATGGTCTTCGCACTGGAAACCTACTGCCCTGCAACTGATGGGTACTCTGCTGCGCGGATCGAGGAAGAAGTCGTCGTGACCGAAACAGGTTGCGAAGTCATCAGTCTGTTCCCCGCTGAAGAATTGCCGATCGCTAACCGCTACTGATCGGCGACAAAGCTCCTCCTTGCGTTTTCTCCCTGCGCAAGGAGGTGATAAGCCCATCATCGCCCAAGAGGACATCATGGCCAAAACAAAGACAAACACCGAAGATTACTTGCGCATGTACCGCCAGATGGTGCGCATCCGCTCCTTCGAGGATAACGCCAACCAGCTTTACCTTTCGGCTAAGATGCCAGGGTTAACCCATATGTATTCTGGTGAGGAAGCCATAGCCGTGGGCATCTGCGAAGCGCTCGAAGTGACGGACAAGATCACCTCAACGCACCGTGGCCACGGCCACTGTGTCGCTAAGGGTGCAAATTTCAAAGAAATGTTCTGCGAGCTTTTGGGCAAGGAAGAGGGCTATTGCCGTGGAAAGGGAGGGTCGATGCATATTGCGGATCAATCCAACGGCAACCTCGGAGCCAATGCGATTGTTGGCGGCTCTATGGGGATCGCGACGGGTTCAGCCTTTACCGCGAAATTGTTGGGAAAAGACGATGTAACCGTCTGTTTCTTTGGCGACGGGGCAACGGCACAGGGCCTGATGTACGAGGTCATGAATATGGCGGCGCTTTGGAACTTGCCCGTCATCTACGCTTGCGAGAACAACGGCTATTCCGAATACACCAAGACCGAAGAGATCGCCGCAGGTTCGATCATTGCGCGCGCCGAAGCCTTTGGCATTGAATCGCATCAAATCGACGGACAAGACGTTCTGGCCGTTAACGAAATGACCCAAAAGCTCGTTGCTCGTGCACGCAAGGGCGAAGGCCCGTTCTTTATGGAACTGATGACATACCGCTATCACGGCCATCACGTGGGCGACATCAACCGCGAATATTATCGCTCAAAGGAAGAAGAAAAGGAGTGGAAGGAAAACCGCGATCCGATCATTAAATTCCGTGGTTGGCTCATCGAACAAGGCATCGCGTCGGAAGACGAGATCGAAGCGATGAACGCCGAAATCAAGCAGGACGCCGAAGAGGCCGTCGCCTATGCCGAGGCCGCGCCTTACCCTGATGAAACCGAGGTCGATATGCACGTTTTTACAGACGTCAAACACGCTCTGGCCTGAGGAGAACGACATGCGAGAAATTACTCTGTCCCAAGCGGTCAACGAAGCATTGGCCGAAGAGATGCGCCGCGATGAAACCGTGTTTATTATCGGTGAAGATGTCGCCGAGGCAGGCACACCATTTAAAATTCTCAGCGGCCTTGTTGAAGAGTTCGGCACTGAGCGCGTGGTCGACACACCCATTTCTGAACCCGGCTTCATGGGCCTTGCTGTTGGTGCCGCGATGACGGGCACACGGCCAGTCGTGGATCTTATGTTCGGCGATTTTATCTATCTAATCATGGATCAGCTTTGCAATCAGGCCGCAAAGACGCATTACATGTCGGGCGGTAAGATGAGTGCGCCTTTGGTACTGCGAACCAATATGGGCGCAACCCGCCGCTCCGCCGCGCAGCACTCACAATCCCTGCATGCTTTGGTCGCACATATCCCCGGCCTCAAAGTGGCGATGCCATCGTCCGCCTATGAAGCTAAAGGCCTGATGAAAACTGCTATCCGTGATAACAACCCAGTCGTAATCTTCGAAGACAAGCTGATGTATAACGACAAGGCACCTGTCCCAGAGGGCGAATTCCTGATCCCCTTCGGAGAGGCTAACATCAAACGCGCGGGCAGCGATATCACCCTCATAGCAACATCCTCGATGGTGCAGGTCTGTGAAGCGGCCGCCGAGATTCTTGCGAAAGAAGGGATTGAGGCCGAAGTGATCGATCCGCGCACGATCGTGCCACTGGACGAAGAAACGCTCATTGCGTCAGCCAAGAAAACCAGTCGCGTGATCGTCGTGGATGAAGGCCACCAAAGCTATGGCATCACGGGCGAGATTGCTGGCCGGATCAATGAAAAGGCCTTCTACCATCTTGACGCGCCGGTCCTGCGCATGGGCGCGATGGATGTGCCCGTCCCCTTCTCGCCCGCGCTGGAAGATATCACCGTACCGACACCCGAGGCGGTGGCGGAAAACGCGCGCAAACTCATGTCGAGGGAGATGATCCATGCCTCATGAGGTAATCATGCCCGCCTTGGGCATGGCGCAAGACACCGGCAAGATCGTCAGTTGGCTCAAGTCCTCTGGCGATCCTGTCAAGGCGGGTGAAGCGCTATTCGAGGTGGAAACCGATAAAGCGGTGATGGAGGTGGAATCCCCCGCGGACGGCTACTTGACAGATGTGCAGGCCGAGGCAGGCGCGGACGTGCCCGTCGGTCAAGTCATCGCTCTTGTCTCCGCGACGGCCGAAGGTAGCGCCACTATCGCGAAGGCTTCCACAAATCCGGGCGGCGGTGATGAGACACTATTGCCCGAAGGCAAGGCCGTCATCATGCCAGCGCTTGGCATGGCGCAGGATACGGGTGTCATTGTTGCTTGGCACAAAGGGCTTGGCGATCCCGTAGCCGCAGGCGATATTCTGTTCGAAGTGGAAACCGATAAGGCAACCATGGAGGTTGAGGCAGGGGTCGATGGTTTCGTGGCAGCCTTGCTTGCACAAGAAACCGAAGCGGCACCGGTTGGCGATAGGATTGCTATTATCTCTGCTAAGGCGCCTGCCCATCCCGTACAGCGTAGCCTTTCAGATGGTGACTCTCTAAAATCGGCTGTAACACCCTATCTGGCGCCAAAGGCGAAAACAAAGCCTCAAAAAGTGCCCAAGATGCAAGCCATCAAATCTTCCAATGGACCTATCCTCGCCTCCCCCAAGGCGCGGCGGCTGGCGTTGGAACAAGAGCTGGATCTGAACCGTCTTGTAGAAGCTGGACATCCCCAGCCCTTCCATGTCGCCGATCTTGAAGTGCTAAGGACAATGCTCGCACAGACTGTGAAAACCCCTGCAACACCGTCGCGCCGCATGACGGCGGATTTGCCGACGGACGGATTCGCAGAATTTGCCCAATGGGCCGCAGAAAACGCAGGTATCAAAGACGCAAATGCCGTGCTAGCAGGCCTTGCTGCCGCAAGCCTTGGTCAAGAAATGGCAATCATCATAGTTGAAAGTTTCGGGCAAAGCCGCGCGTATGATGTGCCTGTCAGTGAGTTCAGTTCTATCATTGAGACAAAGGACGACGCCGCACCAGACCTCATCCTGCGTGATCTGCGCATGAGCCGTGTCAGCACTGTCAACCTAGGCGTGGAAAATGCACCTGTTCTCACGCTAACACAGGCGAATGGCGGGCTGTGCATCACGCTTGAGTGCGCCGGCCATCACTTGTCCGCCAACGCCGCCGTCAGCCTTTTATCAGAATTTGCAGGTCGCATGGAGCAACCGCTCCGCCAACTGCTTTAAGTCTTGGAGACACCCATGAAATATACCGAACTTTATATCAACGGCACATGGACAAAGGGAACCTCGGGTGAGCGTTTCGATGTCATCAACCCCGCCACCGAAGAGGTTCTTGCCTCTGTCGCCTCTGCTGATGTTACCGATGCAGATGCAGCACTGGATGCCGCCGAGGCCGCGATGAAGGACTGGGCCGCACGCACGCCCCGCGAGCGCTCTGAAGTGCTCCGCAAGGCCTGGGAGCTGATGACCGCAAAGCTTAATGAATTTGCCCATCTCATCACGCTGGAAAACGGCAAGGCCCGCTCCGATGCAGTCGGAGAGGCTACCTATGCTGCCGAATTTTTTCGCTGGTTCGCTGAAGAGGCCGTGCGTGCCGACGGGATGATTACCCATGCCCCTGCGTCGGGCGCCCGCATCATGGTACAGCACAAACCTGCGGGGCTTGCTGTGCTGGTCACGCCTTGGAACTACCCTGCTGCAATGGGCACGCGAAAGATCGCGCCGGCCTTGGCGGCTGGATGCGGTGTGATCATCAAACCCGCGTCGGAAACCCCGCTGACGATGCTGGCCTTGATGCCTTTGTTGGAAGAGGCTGGCGTACCCGCCGGGCTTGTCAATGTGCTGCCGTCGCGGCGAACTGGCGCTTTGGTCGATCATATCATGCATGACCCGCGCGTTCGTGTGGTTAGCTTTACCGGCTCAACAGGTGTTGGTCGAAAGCTGCTGAAAGGCGCCGCCGACCAAGTGTTGAAACCAGCTATGGAACTGGGCGGAAATGCCCCCGTTATCGTCTTCGAGGATGCCGACATGGATACGGCCATAGAGGGCACGATGTTGGCCAAGATGCGTAACCTTGGCGAAGCTTGTACGGCCGCAAACCGCATCTATGTGCATGAGAACATAGCCGAAGAGTTCACCCGCCGCCTGAGCGCCGAGATGTCCGAGCTCAAAGTGGGGGACGGAACAGACCCGAGTGTAGATGTCGGCCCGTTGGTCAATGCAGATACCCGCGACAAGGTGGCCGAATTCGTGGCAGACGCTGTAGCTAAGGGCGCCAAAGTCGAGTGTGGCGGCACCTTGCCGAACGGCAAAGGCTTTTACTATCCGCCGACAGTTCTGTCGAACGTGTCCGAGGATGCCGAATGCGTTCGCGACGAGATCTTCGGCCCTGTTGCGGCAATCCAGACTTTCAAAGATCAGGATAATGTCATCGCGCGGGCAAATGACACCGAATACGGCCTTGTTGCTTATGTCTTTTCCGAGGATTTCAAACGCGCGCTTCAGGTCTGTGAACAGCTGGAGTACGGCATGGTTGGCCTGAACCGTGGCCTTGTGTCGGACCCCGCAGCCCCCTTTGGTGGCGTAAAGCAATCCGGTTTGGGCCGCGAAGGCGGGCATGAAGGTATGCTTGAATTTATGGAAACCCAATACATTTCCGCCAGCTGGTAAGGAGGCACGTATGAGCGACATTATCGCACCACCTTCGGTTCGGGCCCTTGCGCGCCAGAAAGGCATCGACTTGGATAAACTGGCCAAGGATCTAGGCCGCACATCCATCGCGCGTGAAGACCTAGAGGGCGGGAAACCTACCACCGCGCCTGCCGGTAACACCTCCTATTGGGATGTGGATCACAGCCAGTTCGGCCCCGTTTCTGAGGAACCGATGAGCCGCTTTGCGCAGGTGGCCTCCGCCAACCTTGGGGCCGCCAATACCCTCATCCCGCAGGTCACACACCATGATCGCGCCGATGTTACGGCCATCGAGGCGATGCGCAAAGACCTGAAGCCCGAAGCGCAAGCTCGCGGCGTCAAACTGACTGCACTGGCGTTTCAGGCAAAAGCCCTCGCGCGTGCGCTGCGGGAGTTTCCACGGTTTAATGCATCGCTTTCGCCCGACGGAAAAACGCTGACGCTGAAGGACTACGTTCACATCGGCATTGCCGTTGACACAGCGCATGGCCTGATGGTTCCAGTGGTGCGCGACGTGGACCGCAAGGGCTTGTGGCAGATCGCGGCGGAAATCGCTGGCCTCGCGTCGCGCGCGCAAAACCGCAAGGTCGGCCCCGATGAAATGGGCGGCGCGTCGATGACGATCACCAATCTGGGCGGCATCGGCGGCATTGGATTCACGCCAATCGTCAACCCGCCCGAAGTCGCCATTCTCGGGCTCACGCGCACCGAAACTGTCACGGTCTGGGAGGGCGACACGCCGCGTCCCGTGCCGATGGTCCCACTGGATCTGAGTTATGATCACCGTGTCATCAACGGCGCAGATGCGGCACGCTTTGTGAGCTACCTTGCCGAGCTGATCGCCGATCCGCGCCGGATTATGGTCTGAGGGGGTACACATGTCTGACAACCACGCTGATCTTATCGTTCTGGGCGCAGGTCCAGGCGGTTATGCCTGCGCCTTTCGCGCGGCTGATTTGGGCCGCAACGTCGTTATGGTCGATCCACGCGCCACGCTTGGGGGCGTCTGCCTGAATGTTGGCTGCATTCCGTCCAAAGCACTTTTGCACGCCGCTGAAGTAATCCGCGAGGCCCGTCACGGAGAGGGATGGGGAATCTCAACTGGCAAAGTCTCTGTCAATCTGGACAAACTGCGCGCTAAAAAAGAAAGCATTGTCACGCAATTGACGACAGGCCTTGTCGGCCTTGCCAAGCGCCGTAAGATGCAGACCCTCCGTGGCACGGCTGTGTTTACGGGGGACAAAAGCCTCGATATCGACGGCGAGCCCTGGACATTTGATCAGGCCGTAATCGCTGTCGGCTCCGCACCTGTGCGCATGCCCGGCTGGCCAGAGGACGATCGCATCTGGGACTCCACCGATGCGCTTGAATTGCGTGATATCCCCAAGAGGCTTTCAATCGTGGGTGGCGGTATCATCGGGCTAGAAATGGCAACGGTCTACGCGGCTCTTGGCAGCAAGGTTACTGTAATCGAGTTCATGGACCAGATCGCCCCAGGCGCGGATGTTGATGCTGTGGCGATCCTGCGTACCGCACTCGAGGCAGAGGGCGTCACGATTCACACAAGTACGAAAGTTAGCGCTTTGAAGGCCACCAAGGCAACCCTAACGCTGACCTGTGAAGGTGGGTTCAAGGAGACCATTAAAGCGGATGTGGTGATTCAAGCCGTAGGCCGACGTTCGAACGGCTGCCTCGTTGATCCAAAGGCCGCGGGAGTCGAGATGGACGACCGAGGCATTATCCATGTGGATGCCACCTGCCGTACAAATGTCACCGATATTTTTGCCATCGGCGACGTCACCGGTAACCCGATGTTGGCGCACCGCGCCACCCATCAGGGTCATGTCGCAGCTGAAGTCGCCTCTGGCCATGCTGCGGCCCTGGACACCGATTTCATTCCCTCAGTCGTTTATACCGCGCCTGAGCTGGCTTGGGCTGGCCTGACAGCGGCTCAGGCAAAGGATAAAGGCGTTGCTTACAAAGTTGCCAGCTTTCCCTGGGCAGCGAGCGGGCGGAACCTGGCGTCGGGCGGAGGTGATGGGCTGACCAAGCTGGTCTATTGCCCCGAGAGCCAACGCTTGCTCGGCGCAACCCTTGTCGGCCGCAATGCAGGGGAGCTTTTGGCAGAATGCGTGTTGGCAATGGAAATGGGAGCAACACTCGAAGATGTGGCCCTGTCCGTGCATGCACACCCAACACTTTCGGAAACCGTGGGCTTTGCGGCGGAGCGTGCCCTCGGCACGCTAACAGATCTGTGACTTTGTCTGGCCCCTTTATCGACCTTGGCGGAAAAACAGCGCTGGTTACCGGAGCAAGCCGTGGCATCGGCCTTGCTATAGCCCGTGTGCTTGCCCAGTGCGGTGCGGAAGTCATCGGGGTCGGAACATCGATCGTCCAAAATGCCGATCACCTTAAAGCGCAGTTTGAAGGCCTCCAAGGGCTTTTCAAGCCTATGGATTGTGATCTGTCCGACCGCGATGCCATTGCGGCGCTGCTTGCAAAGATCGACGAAGATGGCATCTCTATCGACATCTTGGTTAACAATGCCGGCATCATCCGGCGCGAGGAGGCCACGCGCCACAGCACTGACGATTGGGACGCGGTCATGGCCGTCAATCTCGACGCTGTTTTTCTTCTAAGCCGCGAGCTGGGTTCTGAGATGCTGGAACGCGGCCACGGCAAAATCATCAACATTGCCTCGGTTCTGTCTTTTCAAGGGGGCATCCTCGTCCCCAGCTACGCCGCAGCAAAGGGTGCAGTTGTACAGCTGACGCGTGCGCTTGCCAATGAATGGGCATCGTCAGGCGTCAACGTAAACGCTGTAGCGCCGGGGTATGTTGCCACTGACAATACTACTGCTCTTCGACAAGACCCCCATCGCACAGCCGCGCTGATGGCGCGTGTTCCCGCGGACTGCTGGGGCGACGCGGAAGAGATCGCTTGGCCTGTGGCATTTTTGGCCAGTGATCTGTCCAATTTCATTCATGGTGCAATTCTTCCCGTCGATGGTGGCTGGCTGGCACGTTAATCTGAAGCGGGCGGGATGAACCAGAACCTCTACAAATTTCTCGCACCACTATCCCGTCAAATGCCCAATGGCCGCCATCATGATCCCCATATTAAAGGCGAACTCGTTGGCGCATCACGGCTTGAATAACTTTCCTTCGAGGAACATGCAGGATCCCTTGCAGAGCGGAACAAGATCCAGCAGATTGACTCCCCCTATCCACCCACCCAAACCGCAAACGCCCCACTCTCATCACTGACCCTGCGCTCAATCC encodes:
- a CDS encoding 2-oxo acid dehydrogenase subunit E2; this translates as MSDIIAPPSVRALARQKGIDLDKLAKDLGRTSIAREDLEGGKPTTAPAGNTSYWDVDHSQFGPVSEEPMSRFAQVASANLGAANTLIPQVTHHDRADVTAIEAMRKDLKPEAQARGVKLTALAFQAKALARALREFPRFNASLSPDGKTLTLKDYVHIGIAVDTAHGLMVPVVRDVDRKGLWQIAAEIAGLASRAQNRKVGPDEMGGASMTITNLGGIGGIGFTPIVNPPEVAILGLTRTETVTVWEGDTPRPVPMVPLDLSYDHRVINGADAARFVSYLAELIADPRRIMV
- the lpdA gene encoding dihydrolipoyl dehydrogenase; this encodes MSDNHADLIVLGAGPGGYACAFRAADLGRNVVMVDPRATLGGVCLNVGCIPSKALLHAAEVIREARHGEGWGISTGKVSVNLDKLRAKKESIVTQLTTGLVGLAKRRKMQTLRGTAVFTGDKSLDIDGEPWTFDQAVIAVGSAPVRMPGWPEDDRIWDSTDALELRDIPKRLSIVGGGIIGLEMATVYAALGSKVTVIEFMDQIAPGADVDAVAILRTALEAEGVTIHTSTKVSALKATKATLTLTCEGGFKETIKADVVIQAVGRRSNGCLVDPKAAGVEMDDRGIIHVDATCRTNVTDIFAIGDVTGNPMLAHRATHQGHVAAEVASGHAAALDTDFIPSVVYTAPELAWAGLTAAQAKDKGVAYKVASFPWAASGRNLASGGGDGLTKLVYCPESQRLLGATLVGRNAGELLAECVLAMEMGATLEDVALSVHAHPTLSETVGFAAERALGTLTDL
- a CDS encoding biotin/lipoyl-containing protein → MPHEVIMPALGMAQDTGKIVSWLKSSGDPVKAGEALFEVETDKAVMEVESPADGYLTDVQAEAGADVPVGQVIALVSATAEGSATIAKASTNPGGGDETLLPEGKAVIMPALGMAQDTGVIVAWHKGLGDPVAAGDILFEVETDKATMEVEAGVDGFVAALLAQETEAAPVGDRIAIISAKAPAHPVQRSLSDGDSLKSAVTPYLAPKAKTKPQKVPKMQAIKSSNGPILASPKARRLALEQELDLNRLVEAGHPQPFHVADLEVLRTMLAQTVKTPATPSRRMTADLPTDGFAEFAQWAAENAGIKDANAVLAGLAAASLGQEMAIIIVESFGQSRAYDVPVSEFSSIIETKDDAAPDLILRDLRMSRVSTVNLGVENAPVLTLTQANGGLCITLECAGHHLSANAAVSLLSEFAGRMEQPLRQLL
- a CDS encoding NAD-dependent succinate-semialdehyde dehydrogenase — protein: MKYTELYINGTWTKGTSGERFDVINPATEEVLASVASADVTDADAALDAAEAAMKDWAARTPRERSEVLRKAWELMTAKLNEFAHLITLENGKARSDAVGEATYAAEFFRWFAEEAVRADGMITHAPASGARIMVQHKPAGLAVLVTPWNYPAAMGTRKIAPALAAGCGVIIKPASETPLTMLALMPLLEEAGVPAGLVNVLPSRRTGALVDHIMHDPRVRVVSFTGSTGVGRKLLKGAADQVLKPAMELGGNAPVIVFEDADMDTAIEGTMLAKMRNLGEACTAANRIYVHENIAEEFTRRLSAEMSELKVGDGTDPSVDVGPLVNADTRDKVAEFVADAVAKGAKVECGGTLPNGKGFYYPPTVLSNVSEDAECVRDEIFGPVAAIQTFKDQDNVIARANDTEYGLVAYVFSEDFKRALQVCEQLEYGMVGLNRGLVSDPAAPFGGVKQSGLGREGGHEGMLEFMETQYISASW
- a CDS encoding SDR family oxidoreductase produces the protein MSGPFIDLGGKTALVTGASRGIGLAIARVLAQCGAEVIGVGTSIVQNADHLKAQFEGLQGLFKPMDCDLSDRDAIAALLAKIDEDGISIDILVNNAGIIRREEATRHSTDDWDAVMAVNLDAVFLLSRELGSEMLERGHGKIINIASVLSFQGGILVPSYAAAKGAVVQLTRALANEWASSGVNVNAVAPGYVATDNTTALRQDPHRTAALMARVPADCWGDAEEIAWPVAFLASDLSNFIHGAILPVDGGWLAR